Within the Iodidimonas sp. SYSU 1G8 genome, the region TGGAGGAACACCTGCAGGTGAAATCGTTGTGGTTCCGCACGGCCTGATCTGCGCCGCGCGAATACCCCCTCTGCGTATTCGATCAATAAAACATTCAGGGTTACAGATTTCGCCGTGACGAGATGGCGAACTCGTCAACAAATTTTCCAGTCCTCGCCGACCCCCGGTTTCAGCAACACCACTAGTCGCTTCGAGCAACAGCCAATCGGGTTTCTTTACGCCAGTATTACAGCATCGAAATCCTGCATGCCGGAGCCGAGATCATCGCCCCGGCAAGACCTGTAGACGGAGCGCGGCGCCCCATGATGAGCGAGGAGAAGAACAGGCTGATCACCCAGACCGGGGCAGGCACGGGCGGCGGAACCCTGCTGCGCCGCTACTGGCAGCCTGTGGCGCTTTCGCTCGAACTGGACGGCCCGCGTCCGGTCAAGCCGGTCCGGGTGCTGGGCGAGAACCTGGTATTGTTCCGCGACGAGGCGGGACAGATCGGCCTGATCGACCGCCATTGCCCGCACCGGGCGGCGGATTTGGCCTATGGCAGGCTTGAAGATGGCGGCCTGCGCTGCCTGTTCCACGGCTGGCTGTTCGGCGTCGATGGGCGCTGCCTCGACACGCCCGCCGAGCCGGCGCACCGCAAACTTCACGAGCGTATCCGGGCCCGCGCCTACCCGGTCCGGGAGAGGGGCGGCATCATTTTCGCCTATCTGGGCGACCGGGAACCGCCCGCTTTCCCCGCCCTTGACTGCTTTTCGGCACCGGAAAGCCACATTTTCGCCTTCAAAGGGCTCATGGAATGCAACTGGTTGCAGGCTTTGGAGGTCGGAATCGACCCGGCGCACGCCTCGTTCCTGCACCGCTTCTTCCATGACGAGGGCGCCGACGACACATACGGCCGACAGTTCCGCGCGAACTCCGCGAACAGCGACATGCCCATGACTCGGGTGCTGCGCGACTACCCTCGACCGCGCATCGACGTGGAGCGTTCGGAGATCGGGCTGCGGCTCAGCGCGCGGCGGGAGATCGACGGGGGGCACACCCATATCCGGGTGACCAATCTGCTGTTCCCGCAGGCGTTCGTCATTCCCATGTCGCCGGAGATGACGATCACCCAGTGGCATGTGCCGGTGGATGACGAGAACTGCTACTGGTACGCCATCTTCACCAGCTTCACCGGGCCGGTGGACAAGGAGGAGATGCGCCGCCAGCGGCTGCAGCTCTATACCCTGCCCGATTATCGCCCGCGCGTCGGGCGGCACAATGCCTATGGCTACGATCTGGGCGAGCAGCTGGCGCAGACCTATACGGGCATGGGCCACGACATCAACGTCCACGACCAGTGGGCGGTGGAATCGCAGGGGCGCATTCAGGACCGGACGCGCGAGAACCTGGGCACGACGGACAAGGGCATCGTCGCCTACCGGCGGCTGCTGATGGCGGAAATCCGCAAGGCCTCGGCCGGTGAGCCGGTGCTGCTGGAGATCGGCGAGGCCGAGGCCGCCGCGATCACCGGGCCGGCGACCATCGACGGGATCGGCCCGACCGACGAGTGGGAGACGTACTGGCGCGACGCCGACCGCACCCGGCGCGAGGCCGCGCCCTGGTTCCCCGCTCCCGCCGAGGAAGCCAGCGCCCGATGAGCTTCATCGCCCGCCATGATCTCTGGACCGACGCGCAGCGCCGCATGGCAGGCGAGCTGATGGCCCGCATCGAGCGGGACAAGATCGAGATCGTCCGGCTGTCCTTTCCCGACCTGCACGGCATCCTGCGCGGCAAGGCCCTGTTGCCGGACTCGCTGCCGGCGGCCCTGCGCGACGGCGTCTCGCTGACGTCGACCCTGCTGATGAAGGACACCTCGCACAAGACCGTGGTGCCCGTGTTCAGCGCGGATGCGGGGATCGGCATGCCGGAGATCCAGGGCGGGCGGGACATGATCATGGTGCCGGACCCGGCCAGTTTCCGGG harbors:
- a CDS encoding aromatic ring-hydroxylating dioxygenase subunit alpha, which produces MMSEEKNRLITQTGAGTGGGTLLRRYWQPVALSLELDGPRPVKPVRVLGENLVLFRDEAGQIGLIDRHCPHRAADLAYGRLEDGGLRCLFHGWLFGVDGRCLDTPAEPAHRKLHERIRARAYPVRERGGIIFAYLGDREPPAFPALDCFSAPESHIFAFKGLMECNWLQALEVGIDPAHASFLHRFFHDEGADDTYGRQFRANSANSDMPMTRVLRDYPRPRIDVERSEIGLRLSARREIDGGHTHIRVTNLLFPQAFVIPMSPEMTITQWHVPVDDENCYWYAIFTSFTGPVDKEEMRRQRLQLYTLPDYRPRVGRHNAYGYDLGEQLAQTYTGMGHDINVHDQWAVESQGRIQDRTRENLGTTDKGIVAYRRLLMAEIRKASAGEPVLLEIGEAEAAAITGPATIDGIGPTDEWETYWRDADRTRREAAPWFPAPAEEASAR